A part of Odontesthes bonariensis isolate fOdoBon6 chromosome 23, fOdoBon6.hap1, whole genome shotgun sequence genomic DNA contains:
- the LOC142374018 gene encoding G protein-activated inward rectifier potassium channel 1-like yields the protein MSALRRKFGEDYQVVNTNQSMTFSAPVKKKRQRFVEKNGRCNVQHGNLGGETSRYISDLFTTLVDLKWRWNLLIFILTYTVAWLVMASMWWVIAYIRGDLSNAGHESSYTPCVANVYNFPSAFLFFIETEATIGYGYRYITEKCPEGIILFLFQSLLGSIVDAFLIGCMFIKMSQPKKRAETLMFSQDAVISQRDGKLCLMFRVGNLRNSHMVSAQIRCKLIKSRQTPEGEFLPLDQCELDVGFGTGADQLFLVSPLTICHEINTKSPFFDLSQRSLMNEQFEIVVILEGIVETTGMTCQARTSYTEDEVLWGHRFLPVMSLEEGFFRVDYSQFHNTFEVPTPPYSVKEQEEKSSLTSPNPLPVATTPSSPLLGNGGRGGRRERLLSADNADDQASRLPRKLQRMSSTKEEHLWRGLKTVPALPGHRASSTGDLPLSIQRLRSSSITTVRQAQPEEQVQLLSLDGDAEEGDLEKHRMSAAISKIAAPTPAPVQISFVGSRPEDNLPPKLRRMNADR from the exons ATGTCAGCTTTACGCAGGAAATTTGGTGAGGACTACCAGGTGGTGAACACCAACCAGAGCATGACTTTTTCCGCACCTGTGAAGAAAAAGAGGCAGCGCTTTGTGGAGAAGAACGGCCGCTGCAACGTCCAGCACGGTAACCTTGGCGGGGAGACCAGCAGGTACATCTCCGACCTCTTCACCACGCTGGTGGATCTCAAGTGGCGATGGAACCTGCTCATCTTCATTCTCACTTATACAGTCGCGTGGCTGGTCATGGCTTCAATGTGGTGGGTGATCGCATACATCCGCGGCGACTTGAGCAACGCCGGCCACGAGTCGTCCTACACGCCGTGCGTCGCCAACGTGTACAACTTTCCCTCCGCGTTCCTGTTCTTCATCGAGACTGAGGCGACTATCGGCTACGGCTACCGCTACATCACAGAGAAGTGCCCCGAGGGTATCATCCTTTTCCTCTTCCAGTCTTTGCTGGGATCCATTGTGGACGCCTTCCTCATAGGCTGCATGTTCATCAAGATGTCGCAGCCGAAGAAGCGCGCGGAGACGCTCATGTTCAGCCAGGACGCGGTGATTTCGCAGCGGGACGGGAAGTTGTGCCTCATGTTCCGAGTGGGGAACCTGCGGAACAGCCACATGGTGTCCGCGCAGATCAGGTGCAAACTCATTAAG TCTCGGCAGACCCCAGAGGGAGAGTTTCTGCCCCTGGACCAGTGTGAGCTGGACGTAGGTTTTGGCACGGGTGCCGACCAGCTTTTCTTGGTGTCCCCTTTAACCATCTGCCATGAGATCAACACCAAGAGCCCATTCTTTGATCTCTCACAGCGTTCGCTCATGAACGAGCAGTTTGAGATCGTTGTTATTCTAGAGGGCATCGTGGAGACCACAG GTATGACATGCCAGGCAAGGACATCTTACACCGAGGATGAAGTCTTGTGGGGCCATCGCTTTCTCCCTGTCATGTCCCTGGAAGAGGGCTTCTTCAGAGTAGACTACTCCCAATTCCACAACACCTTTGAGGTCCCCACACCCCCCTACAGCGTCAAAGAGCAGGAGGAGAAGTCCTCACTTACATCACCCAACCCTTTACCGGTTGCAACCACTCCCTCCTCCCCCCTGCTGGGTAACGGTGGCCGCGGAGGCCGGAGGGAGAGGCTCCTGTCAGCTGACAATGCAGACGACCAGGCCTCGAGGCTGCCCAGAAAACTCCAGCGCATGAGCTCCACCAAGGAGGAGCACCTGTGGAGGGGGTTGAAGACAGTGCCAGCCTTGCCTGGGCATAGAGCCTCCAGCACAGGAGACCTGCCACTTAGCATTCAGAGGTTGAGGTCAAGCTCTATCACAACAGTGAGACAAGCACAACCAGAGGAGCAGGTCCAGCTGTTGTCCTTGGACGGAGATGCTGAGGAGGGAGATCTGGAGAAACACAGAATGTCAGCAGCCATTAGTAAAATCGCCGCTCCGACCCCAGCACCAGTCCAGATCTCTTTTGTAGGGAGTCGGCCAGAGGACAACCTGCCCCCCAAACTGCGCAGGATGAACGCTGATCGTTGA
- the znf281b gene encoding zinc finger protein 281b — protein MSIIQDKLGNEFLRNGGMDPNFAPGMLMFSHLPPVTSFTRLASQSVMGELPQEMILKKERDSPPEHQGTTGGNSGGFLHSMGIKQERLSEVDYRMPLYGGGGGVGVNCAGGGAGKSGTDMSDMSFGNHHQNHQNMLLHDLSLSNVRSLGEPMPGRPGKEPKESSGRRGRRSNGDGQGGKARRKRNDAAKAMMLDPDGACLSPNSKPHICEHCNAAFRSSYHLRRHVLIHTGERPFRCSQCNMSFIQKYLLQRHEKIHSGEKPFSCDQCNMRFIQKYHMERHKRTHSGEKPYRCDTCQQFFSRTDRLLKHKRTCGEAIKKGLDPSMLELSEAELGQGSYSLTQGNSTTSGRKRGKSKNGEGSERKRKKNTSTASASSSGGMARDLGLQDFNMEHPSGSDPAMQGRTPKLVFKKTGRKGLDKGLLSLEDSGDGTKLLGQKPGSMDHVEGSGLDNMGLLQGPGGNKTGPTTSSNYDDAMQFVKKRRYLHAVNNDYGAGSLHMASQGSSVIQGSLGPEPTLAMLDSSPLELKHDKSGIPDEVLQSLLDHYSHKPEGTHHHDVTFDLSDHPHHVDLQPAAPVTPELDDDSPNGGDKTAVMSEYSKFLLQALERTSHSGPFPSLGPTGPFTLLSSSSSPTGPLFSDKHGYATSPLDCGFPPTVSSPLPLVAPSSTSSSSSSKSHYGMLVGSPSQTGYHLSLESTSHQQLTPSQELTEQLEKQHSPGTFNLPPQELTATAEGSKGQQPNAGGNTAPTNGSTYPDLSPLNPPKEPTYQIENFAQAFGSQFKSGRRTPLSYGSDPGGEVDHRIRTPVSEFSGYTSLLADVSEPVSTGSKTPTSQSFR, from the exons ATGAGTATTATCCAAGACAAGTTAGGTAATGAGTTTTTGCGCAATGGAGGCATGGACCCCAATTTTGCACCAGGTATGCTTATGTTCAGCCATTTGCCACCAGTCACCAGCTTTACGCGGCTGGCCTCCCAGTCTGTTATGGGGGAGCTTCCCCAGGAGATGATCCTTAAAAAAGAACGGGACTCACCCCCAGAACACCAGGGCACCACTGGTGGGAACTCGGGGGGCTTCCTGCACAGCATGGGCATTAAACAAGAGCGACTAAGTGAGGTGGATTACAGAATGCCCCTCTACGGCGGGGGTGGAGGAGTAGGAGTGAACTGTGCTGGAGGCGGCGCTGGGAAGAGTGGTACTGACATGTCGGATATGTCTTTCGGCAACCACCACCAAAATCACCAGAACATGCTCTTGCATGACCTCAGCCTCAGCAACGTTCGTTCCCTGGGAGAACCG ATGCCTGGAAGACCAGGTAAAGAGCCAAAAGAGTCCTCAGGTAGAAGAGGGCGGAGGAGCAACGGGGATGGGCAGGGAGGCAAAGCTCGAAGGAAACGCAACGATGCCGCAAAG GCCATGATGTTGGATCCAGACGGAGCCTGCCTGTCCCCTAACTCAAAACCACATATCTGCGAGCACTGTAACGCTGCCTTTCGCAGCTCCTACCACTTGCGTAGACACGTGCTCATACACACAG GTGAGAGGCCTTTCCGTTGCAGTCAGTGTAACATGAGCTTCATTCAAAAGTACCTGCTCCAGCGGCATGAGAAGATCCACAGCG GGGaaaagcctttcagctgtgaccAATGTAACATGCGCTTTATCCAGAAGTACCATATGGAGCGACACAAAAGGACACACAGCGGCGAGAAGCCTTATCGCTGCGATACCTGCCAACAA tttttctcaaGGACAGACCGGTTACTGAAGCACAAACGGACATGTGGAGAAGCCATAAAGAAGGGTTTAGACCCAAGCATGCTGGAGCTCAGTGAAGCGGAGCTAGGCCAGGGCAGCTATTCACTCACTCAGGGAAACTCTACCACCTCCGGACGCAAGAGGGGAAAGTCCAAAAACGGTGAAGGTAGTGAGCGCAAGAGGAAGAAGAACACCTCAACAGCATCAGCCTCATCTTCTGGGGGTATGGCCCGTGACCTGGGCCTGCAGGATTTTAACATGGAGCACCCCTCTGGCTCTGACCCCGCCATGCAGGGACGTACTCCTAAACTGGTCTTTAAAAAAACAGGTCGCAAAGGGCTTGACAAGGGCCTCCTCTCCTTAGAAGACAGTGGTGATGGAACAAAATTGTTGGGCCAGAAGCCTGGCTCCATGGATCATGTGGAAGGTTCTGGGCTTGATAACATGGGTCTACTCCAGGGACCTGGGGGCAATAAGACGGGGCCCACCACCAGCAGCAACTATGATGATGCAATGCAGTTTGTCAAAAAGCGGCGCTACCTCCATGCAGTTAACAATGACTATGGAGCCGGCTCACTTCACATGGCGTCCCAGGGCAGCAGTGTAATCCAGGGTTCTCTGGGGCCGGAGCCCACACTGGCTATGCTGGACTCCTCACCACTGGAACTTAAGCACGACAAGTCAGGCATTCCAGATGAGGTACTGCAAAGCCTGCTTGATCATTATAGCCATAAGCCAGAGGGAACACACCACCACGATGTGACTTTTGACCTGTCCGACCACCCGCACCATGTAGACCTCCAGCCAGCAGCCCCTGTTACCCCAGAATTGGACGACGACTCCCCCAACGGTGGTGACAAAACAGCAGTGATGAGCGAGTACTCCAAGTTTCTCTTGCAGGCTCTGGAGCGCACCAGCCACAGTGGGCCCTTCCCCAGCCTTGGTCCAACAGGGCCTTTCACACTCCTGTCCAGCAGCTCCAGTCCCACAGGGCCTTTGTTCTCTGACAAACATGGCTATGCCACATCTCCACTGGATTGTGGCTTCCCACCTACTGTCTCCTCTCCGCTGCCCCTAGTTGCCCCTTCCTCAACCTCGTCTTCATCTTCCTCCAAGTCCCACTATGGCATGCTTGTTGGATCCCCCTCCCAGACAGGCTACCACCTCAGCTTGGAATCTACTAGCCACCAGCAGCTGACTCCATCTCAGGAGCTGACTGAACAGTTGGAGAAGCAGCACTCCCCTGGCACCTTCAATTTGCCCCCCCAGGAGCTTACTGCCACAGCAGAGGGCTCCAAGGGGCAACAGCCTAACGCTGGAGGGAACACTGCACCCACCAATGGCTCCACCTACCCAGATCTGTCCCCACTGAACCCCCCAAAAGAACCCACGTACCAGATTGAGAACTTTGCCCAAGCTTTTGGCTCCCAGTTCAAGTCTGGACGGCGGACCCCTCTGAGCTATGGGAGTGACCCTGGGGGAGAGGTGGACCACAGAATACGGACTCCAGTGTCAGAATTCTCAGGGTATACAAGTTTGTTAGCTGACGTCAGCGAGCCAGTGAGTACAGGATCAAAAACCCCGACAAGCCAAAGTTTCAGATAA